A single window of Dermacentor albipictus isolate Rhodes 1998 colony chromosome 1, USDA_Dalb.pri_finalv2, whole genome shotgun sequence DNA harbors:
- the Trs23 gene encoding trafficking protein particle complex subunit 4, which translates to MPVYSVYIVSKSGGLIFHSDFPSLPRVEVEKTFSYPLDMTLSYQNVLKRVVVVFGQRDGVCVGHAVMAVNGVAVTGRLLEDGRDVQAVVADEANYPLSIRFGRPRLTTNERIVLASTFHSFYAIASQLSPEPKSSGIEVLEAGAFRLHCYQTVTGIKFIVLADARQASLEPLLRRLFELYADYALKNPFYSLEMPIRCELFDTNLQAAVEQMERTGISNV; encoded by the exons ATGCCGGTTTACAGCGTCTACATCGTGAGCAAGTCCGGCGGCCTCATCTTCCACAGCGACTTTCCGAGTCTGCCTCGGGTCGAGGTTGAGAAGACGTTCTCATACCCTCTGGACATGACCCTGTCTTACCAGAACGTGCTCAAGCGGGTGGTGGTGGTGTTCGGGCAGCGTGACGGCGTCTGCGTGGGTCACGCGGTCATGGCTGTCAACGGCGTTGCCGTCACCGGGCGTTTGCTCGAGGACGGCAGAGACGTGCAAGCGGTCGTCGCCGACGAGGCCAA CTACCCCTTGAGCATCCGCTTTGGACGGCCCCGGTTGACTACCAATGAACGTATTGTTCTTGCCAGCACATTCCACTCCTTCTATGCCATTGCCTCACAGCTGTCACCTGAACCCAAGTCGTCGGGCATCGAGGTTCTGGAAGCGGGTGCCTTCCGCCTGCACTGTTACCAGACTGTGACAGGCATCAAGTTCATTGTGCTCGCCGACGCCCGCCAGGCATCTCTGGAACCACTGCTACGTCGTCTGTTCGAGCTGTATGCCGACTATGCACTCAAGAATCCATTCTACTCGCTCGAGATGCCTATACGTTGTGAACTGTTTGATACAAACCTCCAGGCAGCTGTGGAACAGATGGAGCGAACAGGCATCAGCAATGTCTGA